The following proteins come from a genomic window of Gemmatimonadota bacterium:
- the rseP gene encoding RIP metalloprotease RseP, with product MLTTVLSAIFVLGLLVFFHELGHFLAAKRMGIRVERFSLGFPPKMIGKKVGDTEYCISWIPLGGYVSMAGERPDAQSEGEGDKPWEFQSKSVGARAFVIAAGPGANFVLAFIIFWLFYATMGVMLVDTTTVGRVALESPYAAAGLQVGDEILEIDQAAVDTWEDVREGLATVTGTSLSLKLRRDGRDRTILVRYGDGGMAERLGGLDYFRASAVSTVIPDSPAEQAGLRPGDVITSVNGVAVTQWYEMVEQIRVRPGMETTVSWTRNGQSHQVGIVPNTAQDLDRETGDVIDIGQIGITQQDHIKRSPIGIVSSAGLAGTQLVAVTFTIVDFVGKLVMGQVSTDSVGGPIAIAQMAGDSARQGASSLFSFMAFLSINLAILNLLPIPALDGGQLLILGVEKVIRRPLSLKYRMVWQQTGMALLLVLMVFVVFNDVTRIFR from the coding sequence ATGCTGACCACCGTGTTATCGGCGATTTTCGTCCTGGGGTTGCTGGTCTTCTTCCACGAACTCGGCCATTTCCTGGCCGCCAAGCGCATGGGCATCCGGGTGGAAAGGTTCTCCCTCGGCTTTCCGCCCAAGATGATTGGAAAGAAGGTCGGGGACACGGAATACTGCATTTCCTGGATTCCCCTCGGGGGATACGTTTCCATGGCCGGGGAGCGGCCCGACGCCCAGTCCGAAGGTGAGGGCGACAAGCCGTGGGAGTTCCAGTCCAAGTCCGTGGGAGCCCGAGCCTTCGTCATCGCGGCCGGTCCGGGGGCGAACTTCGTCCTCGCCTTCATCATCTTCTGGTTGTTCTACGCGACCATGGGCGTGATGCTCGTCGATACGACCACCGTTGGCCGGGTAGCCCTCGAAAGCCCCTATGCCGCGGCGGGGTTGCAGGTCGGCGATGAAATACTCGAAATCGACCAGGCGGCCGTCGACACCTGGGAGGATGTCCGGGAAGGGCTCGCGACCGTCACGGGAACGTCCCTGTCACTGAAGCTGCGCCGGGACGGGCGGGACCGCACGATCCTGGTGCGGTACGGCGACGGCGGCATGGCGGAACGGCTGGGCGGGCTCGACTATTTCCGCGCGTCGGCCGTGAGCACCGTCATCCCGGACTCACCCGCCGAGCAGGCCGGTCTCAGGCCCGGGGACGTGATCACGTCCGTGAACGGCGTGGCTGTTACGCAGTGGTACGAAATGGTCGAGCAGATACGCGTCCGGCCGGGCATGGAGACCACGGTGTCCTGGACCCGGAACGGACAGTCCCACCAGGTGGGCATCGTACCCAATACGGCCCAGGACCTCGACCGGGAAACCGGAGACGTCATCGACATCGGCCAGATCGGCATCACCCAGCAGGACCACATCAAACGCAGCCCGATCGGGATCGTCTCCTCCGCCGGCCTGGCCGGGACGCAACTGGTGGCCGTCACCTTTACCATCGTCGACTTCGTCGGGAAACTGGTCATGGGGCAGGTGTCCACCGACTCGGTGGGCGGTCCCATCGCGATCGCCCAGATGGCGGGAGACAGCGCCCGACAGGGTGCGAGCAGTCTCTTCAGTTTCATGGCCTTTCTGAGTATCAACCTCGCCATCCTCAACCTCCTGCCCATACCCGCGCTGGACGGCGGACAACTGCTCATCCTGGGCGTCGAGAAGGTCATCCGGCGTCCGCTTTCCCTGAAGTACCGGATGGTATGGCAGCAGACGGGAATGGCCCTGCTGCTGGTGCTGATGGTGTTCGTGGTATTCAATGATGTCACACGAATCTTCAGGTAG
- the accC gene encoding acetyl-CoA carboxylase biotin carboxylase subunit, with the protein MFQKILIANRGEIALRVIRSCKELNIATLAVHSETDQDSLHVRFADEAVCIGSNAPNDSYLNIPRIISAAEIMNADAVHPGYGFLSENPHFAEVCESCDIAFIGPPSRAIRLMGDKAEARKTVAASEVPTIPGTEDVVSDEDAAVEASGEVGFPLVIKASAGGGGRGIRIVRDANELREAFRLASREAQNAFNNPALYLERYIEKARHIEVQVLGDRHGQVVHLGERDCSIQRRRQKLIEESPSPFVDDELRTGLGEAALRAARAIDYENAGTVEFLVTEDRQFYFMEMNTRIQVEHPVTEMVVSQDLVKEQIRVAAGHPLGFAQEDVQMRGHAIECRINAEDPDRNFMPSTGEITSFHTPGGYGVRVDSHVYAQYVVTPFYDSMLAKLIVWGMDREEAMTRTERALEEFIVEGINTTIPFHQFMLKHPTFRSGEADTDFVESLSTLT; encoded by the coding sequence ATGTTCCAGAAGATCCTCATCGCCAACCGCGGCGAGATCGCCCTCCGCGTCATCCGCTCGTGCAAAGAGTTGAACATCGCGACGCTGGCCGTCCACTCCGAAACGGACCAGGACTCCCTCCATGTCCGCTTCGCCGACGAGGCGGTCTGCATCGGCAGCAACGCGCCGAACGACAGCTACCTGAACATACCCCGCATCATCAGCGCGGCGGAAATCATGAACGCCGACGCCGTGCATCCCGGATACGGTTTTCTGTCCGAGAACCCCCACTTCGCCGAGGTTTGCGAATCCTGCGACATCGCCTTCATCGGACCGCCGTCCAGGGCCATCCGCCTCATGGGCGACAAGGCCGAAGCGCGAAAGACGGTGGCGGCGTCTGAAGTCCCCACCATACCGGGCACGGAGGACGTCGTCTCCGACGAGGACGCCGCGGTAGAGGCATCCGGCGAGGTCGGGTTTCCCCTGGTCATCAAGGCCTCCGCCGGGGGAGGCGGACGGGGTATACGCATCGTCCGCGACGCGAACGAGTTGCGCGAAGCCTTCCGCCTGGCTTCACGGGAGGCCCAGAACGCCTTCAACAACCCCGCGCTGTACCTGGAGAGGTATATTGAAAAGGCCCGGCATATCGAGGTGCAGGTACTGGGCGACCGGCACGGCCAGGTCGTCCACCTCGGCGAGCGAGACTGTTCGATCCAGCGGCGCAGGCAGAAGCTCATCGAAGAGTCGCCGTCCCCCTTTGTCGATGACGAGCTTCGTACCGGGCTGGGAGAGGCGGCGCTGCGCGCGGCGCGGGCGATCGACTACGAAAACGCGGGCACCGTCGAGTTCCTCGTGACCGAGGACCGCCAGTTCTACTTCATGGAGATGAACACGCGCATCCAGGTGGAACACCCCGTGACGGAAATGGTCGTTTCACAGGACCTCGTAAAGGAACAGATCCGTGTCGCCGCGGGCCATCCCCTCGGATTCGCGCAGGAAGACGTGCAAATGCGGGGACACGCCATCGAATGCCGGATAAACGCCGAGGACCCTGACCGGAACTTCATGCCCTCCACGGGCGAGATCACGAGTTTCCACACGCCGGGCGGATACGGGGTACGGGTGGACAGCCACGTGTACGCCCAGTACGTCGTCACGCCCTTCTACGACTCCATGCTGGCTAAACTGATCGTATGGGGCATGGACCGGGAGGAAGCGATGACCCGGACCGAGCGGGCCTTGGAGGAGTTCATCGTCGAGGGCATCAACACGACAATACCGTTCCACCAGTTTATGCTGAAGCATCCGACCTTCCGTTCCGGGGAGGCGGATACGGACTTTGTTGAATCCTTGAGTACCCTGACTTGA
- a CDS encoding tetratricopeptide repeat protein has protein sequence MPAGRSLSAAGRTWYVLVVTVMLAAVGPREYALGQVDRARALEHYAEGGLHEARNDPANAIESYLQALEYDSTSAEIHTALARAYYRVTERDKAQQHASTAVELDSTATESWFILGRYQAELGRYVPARAAFERVVKLEPDHIEAHIALSQLASRLNDPDAALKELETVSRLAPRNPEFLFKLADVYKQRGMYDKAVIALQKVLDDYPDSIPARVGLTEIYEQRRQWDRAVVMYREIIALGPDREAALRHRLARLLRFLGRAGEAVEEYRVLLEHNRTSPALWAELGEAYQDLGEAEQALSTLGEGLELHPGSAELHGTLGDVLLDQDKPAEAVAPLQQAIALDEREVRYRIGLGMAYRATGRAEQAVHALNEGLGVLGDHPDLYLNLGFVYQEEGLFPLAVAAYRSAIAADPAHGRSWISLGYALMEQGQTQEGIAALHEGVEQLPDDVTLRLNLANVYLDNGMYNQAIDQSQKSIGINRHDPRGWISLSLAYLRQDQFAQAERVLTQALSILPDMPEFYLYLGVSFMSREAFDQAGEHFRKVVELNPQDGRAWVNLGLSHLRQEDYETGIQVLRDGLEKAPGNPDLWFYLGYAHTEQEDYEEAIAITKEAVERFNDHHRLHFLLAQNYDQSGQFEKAVATFEIALEIDPEDIYTLNYLGYILADRGLRLEEAKVMIEKALEEAPENGAFLDSLGWVYYRLGDYRKAREYVEKALQYEDTSATVHDHLGDIYSRLGMHRSAERYWKRALEMEDITPEETEEIRQKLQDAR, from the coding sequence ATGCCGGCCGGGAGAAGTCTAAGCGCCGCCGGTCGTACCTGGTACGTCCTCGTCGTCACCGTGATGCTGGCCGCCGTCGGTCCCCGGGAATACGCACTCGGACAGGTGGACCGGGCCAGGGCCCTGGAGCATTACGCGGAGGGCGGCCTTCACGAAGCCAGGAACGATCCGGCCAATGCGATCGAATCCTATCTCCAGGCGCTGGAGTACGATTCCACCTCCGCGGAAATCCACACCGCCCTCGCCCGGGCCTACTACCGCGTGACGGAGCGCGACAAGGCACAGCAACACGCCTCGACGGCGGTGGAGCTCGATTCGACGGCCACGGAGTCCTGGTTCATACTCGGCAGGTACCAGGCCGAACTGGGCAGGTACGTGCCGGCCCGGGCCGCTTTCGAGCGGGTCGTCAAGCTGGAACCGGACCATATCGAGGCCCATATCGCCCTTTCCCAGCTGGCGAGCCGGCTGAACGATCCAGATGCCGCGCTTAAGGAACTGGAAACGGTGAGCCGCCTGGCTCCGCGCAATCCCGAATTCCTCTTCAAGCTGGCCGATGTCTACAAGCAGAGAGGGATGTACGACAAGGCGGTCATCGCGTTGCAGAAGGTGCTCGATGACTATCCGGACTCGATACCCGCCCGGGTGGGCCTGACGGAGATTTATGAGCAACGGCGGCAGTGGGACCGGGCCGTCGTCATGTACCGGGAAATCATCGCGCTGGGTCCCGACCGGGAAGCGGCCCTGCGGCACCGGCTCGCGCGCCTCCTGAGGTTCCTCGGCCGGGCGGGCGAAGCGGTCGAGGAGTACCGCGTGCTGCTGGAGCACAACCGGACCTCCCCGGCCCTGTGGGCGGAACTGGGGGAGGCCTACCAGGACCTCGGCGAGGCGGAGCAGGCGCTTTCCACCCTGGGGGAGGGCCTCGAACTGCACCCCGGCTCGGCGGAGCTTCATGGAACGCTGGGCGACGTGCTGCTCGACCAGGACAAGCCGGCGGAAGCCGTAGCGCCGCTGCAGCAGGCGATCGCCCTTGACGAGCGCGAAGTGAGATACCGGATCGGCCTGGGGATGGCCTATCGCGCCACCGGGCGGGCTGAACAGGCCGTGCATGCGCTGAACGAGGGCCTGGGCGTCCTGGGAGACCACCCCGATCTCTACCTGAACCTGGGCTTCGTCTACCAGGAAGAAGGCCTCTTTCCCCTCGCCGTCGCGGCGTACAGGTCGGCCATCGCCGCGGATCCCGCACACGGACGGAGCTGGATTTCGCTGGGATACGCCCTCATGGAACAGGGACAGACGCAGGAGGGCATCGCCGCGTTGCATGAAGGCGTGGAGCAGTTGCCGGACGACGTTACCCTGCGCCTGAACCTGGCGAACGTCTACCTGGACAACGGGATGTACAACCAGGCCATCGACCAGTCGCAGAAGAGCATCGGCATCAACCGCCATGATCCGCGCGGGTGGATCAGCCTGAGCCTGGCCTATCTCCGCCAGGACCAGTTCGCGCAGGCCGAACGCGTGCTCACCCAGGCCCTGTCGATCCTGCCCGATATGCCCGAGTTCTACCTGTACCTGGGCGTGAGTTTCATGTCCCGGGAAGCGTTCGACCAGGCCGGCGAACACTTCCGCAAGGTCGTGGAGCTCAACCCGCAGGACGGAAGAGCATGGGTGAATCTCGGCCTTTCCCATCTGCGCCAGGAAGATTACGAGACCGGCATTCAGGTCCTTCGCGACGGGTTGGAAAAAGCGCCCGGGAACCCCGACCTGTGGTTCTACCTGGGATACGCCCATACCGAGCAGGAGGATTACGAAGAAGCCATCGCAATCACGAAAGAAGCGGTCGAGCGGTTCAACGACCACCACCGCCTCCATTTCCTGCTGGCACAGAACTACGACCAGTCGGGCCAGTTCGAGAAAGCCGTAGCCACCTTCGAGATCGCCCTTGAAATCGATCCCGAAGACATCTACACCCTGAACTACCTGGGATACATCCTGGCCGACCGGGGCCTGCGGCTCGAAGAAGCCAAGGTTATGATTGAAAAGGCCCTCGAGGAAGCCCCGGAAAACGGCGCGTTCCTCGACAGCCTGGGGTGGGTGTACTACCGGCTGGGCGACTACCGGAAAGCGCGGGAGTACGTGGAAAAGGCCCTGCAATACGAAGATACGAGCGCCACGGTGCACGACCATCTCGGGGACATCTACAGCCGGCTCGGCATGCACAGGAGCGCCGAACGTTACTGGAAGCGCGCCCTCGAAATGGAAGACATAACCCCCGAAGAAACCGAAGAGATCCGGCAGAAGCTCCAGGATGCCAGGTAA
- the efp gene encoding elongation factor P — protein sequence MVNATDLRTGMTIRIDGSIYAITGCEHIKPGKGTAFSRTRLKHIHTGAVIEKTYKASDKLEDVRVERRKAQFQYTDGDMYYMMDLETYEQVPVGASIIGDNKDYIKDSMTLELLTADQGVVGIEMPNFIELEVTQTDPGIRGDTATGGTKPATLESGAVVQVPLFINPGDVLRIDTRSREYVERV from the coding sequence ATGGTGAACGCTACGGACCTGCGCACCGGTATGACCATAAGGATCGATGGATCCATTTATGCCATCACGGGTTGCGAACACATCAAACCGGGCAAGGGAACGGCCTTCTCGCGCACCCGCCTGAAGCATATCCACACCGGGGCCGTGATCGAGAAGACCTACAAAGCCTCGGACAAGCTGGAAGACGTGCGGGTGGAACGGCGCAAGGCCCAGTTCCAGTACACCGACGGCGACATGTACTACATGATGGACCTGGAGACCTACGAACAGGTGCCGGTAGGCGCGTCAATCATCGGCGACAACAAGGATTACATCAAGGACAGCATGACACTCGAACTGCTCACCGCGGACCAGGGCGTCGTGGGCATCGAAATGCCGAATTTCATCGAGCTGGAAGTGACGCAGACCGATCCGGGTATACGCGGCGATACCGCGACGGGAGGCACCAAGCCGGCCACGCTCGAGAGCGGCGCCGTGGTGCAGGTCCCGCTGTTCATCAACCCCGGCGACGTGCTGCGCATCGATACGCGGTCCCGCGAATACGTGGAGCGGGTGTAA
- a CDS encoding 1-deoxy-D-xylulose-5-phosphate reductoisomerase, whose amino-acid sequence MKRIAILGSTGSVGTQTLEVIAAFPDRYTAHSLTARSRIDLLEEQCARFGPRLVAVRDPDSAERAKLTAGIARGGSGQPGPSIHTGVEGLIEAVTHPDVDLVISALPGSAGLVPTLRAIEAGKTIALANKEILVMAGEIVMETARRNGVDILPVDSEHCAVHQCLAGQDPDRIQRVVLTASGGPFRDSTPASLAQMTSKDALNHPTWNMGQKVTIDSATLMNKGFEVIEAHWLFGLPVSKIDVVIHPQSIIHSMVEMVDGSLLAQLGPTDMRIPIQYALSYPERLESPWPRFDITRNWSLTLDPPDEAMFPCLGLAYEAIRRGSTLPAVLSTADEMAVEAFLRQRIGFTDIPRIIAGAMDGHLAAPDLTAPVTLESIMAADRWTRSFCEEKLIAG is encoded by the coding sequence ATGAAACGCATCGCAATCCTGGGATCGACGGGTTCGGTCGGCACGCAGACGCTGGAGGTCATCGCGGCCTTCCCGGATCGGTATACGGCGCACAGTCTGACGGCCAGGAGCCGGATCGACCTGCTTGAGGAGCAGTGCGCGCGCTTCGGTCCGCGCTTGGTGGCCGTCCGGGACCCGGACAGCGCCGAGCGGGCCAAGTTGACCGCCGGGATCGCCCGAGGCGGCAGCGGTCAGCCTGGACCGTCTATCCACACCGGCGTGGAGGGCCTGATCGAAGCGGTCACCCACCCCGACGTGGACCTGGTCATCAGCGCCCTCCCGGGAAGCGCGGGGCTGGTCCCCACGCTGCGGGCGATCGAAGCGGGCAAGACCATCGCCCTGGCCAACAAGGAGATCCTGGTCATGGCCGGTGAGATCGTGATGGAAACGGCGCGGCGCAACGGGGTGGATATCCTGCCCGTGGACAGCGAACACTGCGCGGTGCACCAGTGCCTGGCCGGGCAGGACCCGGACCGGATCCAGCGTGTGGTCCTCACGGCATCGGGCGGGCCCTTCCGCGACAGCACCCCCGCGTCCCTGGCGCAAATGACTTCGAAGGACGCGCTGAACCATCCCACCTGGAACATGGGGCAGAAGGTCACGATCGATTCCGCCACGCTCATGAACAAGGGATTCGAAGTCATCGAGGCCCACTGGCTCTTCGGCCTCCCCGTCTCGAAGATCGACGTGGTGATCCATCCCCAGTCCATCATCCACTCCATGGTCGAGATGGTCGACGGGTCGCTGCTGGCCCAGTTGGGTCCGACCGACATGCGCATACCGATCCAGTACGCCCTCTCGTACCCGGAGCGTCTCGAATCTCCCTGGCCCCGGTTCGACATCACGCGGAACTGGTCTCTGACCCTGGACCCGCCGGACGAGGCCATGTTCCCCTGTCTGGGGCTGGCCTACGAGGCCATTCGGCGCGGGTCCACCTTGCCCGCCGTCCTGAGCACCGCAGACGAGATGGCCGTCGAGGCCTTCCTCCGGCAGCGGATCGGGTTCACCGACATACCGCGCATCATCGCCGGCGCCATGGACGGGCACCTGGCCGCGCCGGATCTCACGGCGCCCGTCACCCTGGAATCCATCATGGCGGCGGACCGCTGGACCCGGTCGTTCTGCGAGGAAAAGTTGATTGCAGGATAG
- the accB gene encoding acetyl-CoA carboxylase biotin carboxyl carrier protein produces the protein MGIDEVLKLIESLRDTDIQEVEVAEGDRKIRIVRMTPGATATAVPAPVADPHVQAAAPPAEHVQQDDGRADSADNTYVEVTSPMVGTFYRSPEPDAEPFVQEQDRISSGQQLCIIEAMKLMNPIQSELNGRVMAILVEDAQPVEYGQPLFLIEPA, from the coding sequence ATGGGAATCGATGAGGTGCTCAAGCTGATCGAATCGCTGCGGGATACGGACATCCAGGAAGTCGAGGTGGCCGAGGGCGACCGCAAGATCAGGATCGTACGCATGACGCCCGGCGCGACCGCGACCGCCGTCCCCGCGCCCGTTGCGGACCCGCACGTACAGGCCGCCGCACCGCCCGCGGAACACGTGCAGCAGGACGACGGCCGGGCAGACTCCGCGGACAATACCTACGTCGAGGTGACCTCGCCCATGGTGGGCACCTTCTACCGGTCACCCGAGCCCGACGCCGAACCCTTCGTTCAGGAGCAGGACCGGATCAGCTCCGGCCAGCAGCTGTGCATCATCGAAGCCATGAAGCTGATGAACCCCATCCAGTCCGAATTGAACGGGCGCGTGATGGCCATCCTGGTGGAAGACGCCCAGCCCGTCGAGTACGGCCAACCGTTGTTTCTGATCGAACCGGCATAG
- a CDS encoding phosphatidate cytidylyltransferase, with amino-acid sequence MAAYAETWIRILVGAVFIPCIVLICWIGGTSLFVFVTLVVLFGLREYHGIAAARDLAPNWYVGVPAAFLLCLDAWLESGRHAPLILTALLLTTAAAEVFRKHARSPFYNIAATVFGVAWIGLLGSHLILLGKWPMDGADVVALGERAMAPVLLAIAIPWSYDAFAYFTGRLMGRHKLLHRVSASKTVEGAVGGLIGAVAFMFALQYALFPFLSPLHCVVLGAAGAVVAQLGDLAESLVKRDAGLKDSSRVIPGHGGILDRFDSVFFAAPFVYYYLAYVNG; translated from the coding sequence TCGGCGCGGTGTTCATCCCGTGCATCGTGCTCATTTGCTGGATCGGCGGGACGAGTCTCTTCGTGTTCGTCACCCTGGTCGTGCTCTTCGGCCTCCGGGAGTACCACGGCATCGCCGCGGCCAGGGACCTGGCGCCCAACTGGTACGTCGGCGTACCCGCGGCCTTTCTGTTGTGTCTCGACGCCTGGCTCGAATCCGGCCGCCACGCCCCCTTGATCCTCACGGCCCTCCTGCTCACGACCGCCGCGGCGGAAGTATTCAGAAAGCACGCGCGATCTCCCTTTTACAACATTGCCGCCACGGTGTTCGGCGTGGCCTGGATCGGCCTGCTCGGCAGTCACCTGATCCTGCTGGGCAAGTGGCCGATGGACGGTGCGGACGTGGTTGCATTGGGGGAGCGGGCCATGGCGCCGGTCCTGCTCGCCATTGCCATACCGTGGTCCTATGACGCCTTCGCCTATTTCACGGGCCGGTTGATGGGCCGCCATAAGCTGCTGCACCGCGTTAGTGCGAGCAAAACCGTCGAAGGCGCCGTCGGGGGGCTGATCGGCGCCGTGGCCTTCATGTTCGCGCTCCAGTACGCCCTGTTTCCCTTTCTGAGTCCGCTGCACTGCGTCGTCCTGGGCGCTGCCGGCGCCGTCGTCGCCCAGCTGGGAGACCTCGCGGAGTCCCTGGTGAAAAGAGACGCCGGCCTGAAGGATTCCTCCCGCGTCATCCCGGGACACGGCGGCATTCTGGACCGGTTCGACAGCGTTTTCTTCGCGGCGCCTTTCGTGTATTACTACCTGGCCTACGTGAACGGATGA
- the gcvPA gene encoding aminomethyl-transferring glycine dehydrogenase subunit GcvPA, producing MTYIPNTDADRQAMMKAIGIGSVEELLTVVPDDVRLDRPLDLPPALSELELHDTMGEMAARNGSADRMASFVGGGMYDHFVPSAIGHLAGRSEFLTSYTPYQPEVSQGTLQGIYEFQTMICELTGLEVANASMYDGASATAEAAMLARSATGRDRVILAGSVHPHYVETVHTYAHGPGIEVETLPCPNGTLDPDLLKPALTDDTACVIVQHPNFFGCLESMGDLERVVHGAGALLVMAVDPISLGVIESPGAYGADIAVGEGQALGNQVSFGGPALGFFAARDRFVRRMPGRIAGQTVDQENRRGFVLTLQAREQHIRRDKATSNICTSQQLNALMATIYLSLIGKEGLKQVAELCLHKSHYAAARIADLPGYELAFDRPFFKEFVVRTPAAPGEIITRLAGDGLLAGIDLGRFPSLETEDGLLIAVTERRTRAQIDRLVESLGRFS from the coding sequence ATGACGTACATCCCCAACACCGACGCCGACCGCCAGGCCATGATGAAAGCCATCGGCATCGGGTCGGTCGAAGAACTGCTGACCGTCGTCCCGGACGACGTCCGGCTCGACCGCCCCCTGGACCTTCCGCCCGCCCTGTCGGAACTCGAACTCCACGATACGATGGGCGAGATGGCCGCCCGCAACGGTTCGGCGGACCGGATGGCATCCTTCGTGGGCGGCGGCATGTACGATCACTTCGTACCCAGCGCTATCGGCCACCTGGCCGGCCGCTCTGAGTTCCTGACCTCCTACACGCCCTACCAGCCGGAAGTAAGCCAGGGCACGCTCCAGGGTATTTACGAGTTCCAGACGATGATCTGCGAATTGACGGGCCTGGAGGTAGCCAACGCCTCTATGTACGACGGCGCCTCGGCGACGGCGGAAGCGGCCATGCTGGCCCGGTCGGCCACTGGGCGCGACCGCGTGATCCTCGCGGGCAGCGTGCACCCTCATTACGTCGAGACGGTGCATACCTACGCCCACGGGCCGGGCATCGAGGTGGAAACGCTGCCCTGCCCGAACGGCACGCTGGATCCCGACCTGCTGAAGCCGGCTCTGACCGACGACACAGCCTGCGTGATCGTCCAGCATCCCAATTTTTTCGGCTGCCTGGAATCCATGGGCGACCTGGAACGGGTCGTGCACGGAGCGGGCGCCCTCCTGGTCATGGCCGTGGACCCGATCTCCCTCGGGGTCATCGAGTCTCCTGGCGCCTACGGCGCGGACATCGCCGTGGGAGAGGGGCAGGCCCTGGGCAACCAGGTGAGTTTCGGTGGACCGGCCCTGGGGTTCTTCGCGGCGCGGGACCGCTTCGTCCGGCGCATGCCCGGGCGCATCGCGGGGCAAACCGTCGACCAGGAGAACCGACGGGGGTTCGTCCTTACGCTGCAGGCCCGCGAACAGCATATCCGGCGGGACAAGGCGACGTCGAACATCTGCACCAGCCAGCAGCTCAACGCCCTGATGGCGACCATCTACCTGTCATTGATCGGGAAAGAGGGGTTGAAGCAGGTGGCGGAGCTGTGCCTTCACAAGAGCCACTACGCGGCGGCGCGGATCGCGGACCTGCCCGGTTACGAACTCGCCTTCGACCGGCCGTTCTTCAAGGAATTCGTGGTACGGACGCCGGCCGCCCCCGGCGAAATCATAACCCGGCTCGCAGGCGATGGGCTGCTGGCCGGCATTGACCTGGGACGCTTCCCGTCACTGGAGACCGAAGACGGCCTGCTGATCGCGGTGACGGAGCGGCGGACGCGTGCCCAGATCGACCGGCTGGTCGAATCGCTGGGACGATTCAGTTGA
- the gcvH gene encoding glycine cleavage system protein GcvH: MNTPSDLRYSAEHEWVRLEGDIATVGITDFAQSELGDIVFVELPSEGDPVAEMGVFGAVEAVKTVSDLYSPMGGTVTEVNDDLEDNPEAVNQDPYGDGWMIRLKVDDAGAFTSLMTAEDYRSFVGA, encoded by the coding sequence ATGAACACGCCCTCAGATCTCCGCTATTCGGCCGAACACGAGTGGGTACGCCTGGAGGGCGACATCGCCACCGTCGGCATCACGGACTTCGCGCAGTCCGAACTCGGCGACATCGTTTTTGTGGAGCTGCCTTCGGAAGGCGACCCCGTGGCCGAGATGGGCGTATTCGGGGCGGTGGAAGCCGTGAAGACCGTGTCGGACCTCTACAGTCCGATGGGCGGGACCGTGACGGAGGTCAACGACGACCTGGAAGACAATCCCGAAGCGGTCAACCAGGACCCCTATGGCGACGGTTGGATGATCCGGTTGAAGGTGGACGATGCGGGCGCCTTCACCAGCCTGATGACCGCCGAGGACTACAGGTCCTTCGTCGGCGCCTGA